A single region of the Chrysoperla carnea chromosome 5, inChrCarn1.1, whole genome shotgun sequence genome encodes:
- the LOC123300729 gene encoding zinc finger protein OZF-like, which translates to MENIAKKSFLIKDIQIKIEKLNTELIIDDENIKTELDADFTVKNEEFEESDSDKEEPVRTTKRRFSCDNCDKIYTTKYSLLRHQRCHTGEIIEKIPCNICKKLFSTKSVMYQHKRIHTGKKPFSCDVCEKKFIDKSHLVLHKRTHTGERPYSCDICDRLFVRKGDLDAHQIVHTGEKTFSCDVCGKLFGRSCSLSQHKATHSKVFRFSCDVCNKKFIHQKSYNLHKSIHIHGKIIVSCDVCGKKIVEKYLAKHKKIHLEEKPFACNICDKKYVDKIPLLEHVRSVHTKEKPFKCDVCEKYFSMKRNMLQHKLVHISKQYACDECDRKFTQRGHLAKHRVIHTGEKLFPCNFCDYKFSLRQNLIRHLKPFSCNICDEKFNCRMSYLKHKKTHKPKKSSSGNDISENFDEQISDDSDKKISNKYNLRQSHLNNAE; encoded by the coding sequence atggaaaatattgctaagaaatcgtttttaattaaagatatacaaattaaaattgaaaaattaaacacaGAATTAATTATAGatgatgaaaatataaaaacagaacTAGATGCAGATTTTACAGTGAAAAATGAAGAATTCGAAGAGAGTGATTCAGATAAAGAAGAACCGGTTCGTACGACAAAAAGACGTTTCTCGTGTGATAATTGTGATAAAATTTACACCACTAAATACAGTTTATTAAGACATCAGAGATGTCATACTggagaaattattgaaaaaatcccatgtaatatttgtaagaaattatTCAGCACTAAAAGCGTTATGTACCAACACAAAAGAATTCATACAGGGAAAAAACCGTTTTCTTGTGACgtttgtgagaaaaaatttatagataaatcacATTTAGTTCTACATAAACGAACTCACACCGGAGAGAGGCCATAttcttgtgatatttgtgacAGATTATTTGTGAGAAAAGGTGATTTAGATGCTCATCAAATagttcatactggagaaaagaCATTTTCTTGTGATGTTTGTGGAAAACTATTTGGTCGCAGTTGTAGTTTATCTCAACATAAAGCAACGCATTcaaaagtttttcgattttcatgtgatgtttgtaataaaaaattcattcatcaaAAAAGTTATAATCTACATAAATCAATTCATATTCatggaaaaattattgtatcttGTGATGTTTGTGGTAAAAAAATAGTGGAAAAATATCTggctaaacataaaaaaatacatcttGAAGAAAAACCTTTTGCAtgtaatatttgtgataaaaaatatgtagaCAAAATACCATTGCTTGAACATGTAAGATCAGTGCATACTAaagaaaaaccttttaaatGCGATGTTTGCGAGAAATACTTCTCAATGAAACGCAATATGCTACAACATAAACTCGTACATATTTCAAAACAGTATGCATGTGATGAATGTGATAGAAAATTTACCCAACGGGGTCATTTGGCAAAACATCGAGTAAtccatactggagaaaaactttttccatgTAATTTTTGTGATTATAAATTTAGCTTGCGACAGAATTTAATTCGACATTTAAAACCTTTCTCATGTAATATTTGtgacgaaaaatttaattgtcgAATGAgttatttgaaacataaaaaaacgcATAAACCAAAAAAGTCGTCTTCAGGTAACGACATTTCTGAGAATTTTGACGAACAAATATCTGATGATTCTGACAAAAAAATCtctaacaaatataatttaagacAATCTCATTTGAACAATGCggagtaa
- the LOC123301303 gene encoding odorant receptor 4-like produces the protein MVVTTRCASAAYSSTRSTPVLIESTNINATINNIIYEKYKILPYKSWAPCNKTISPCFEYTFVIQAIGLYLYGYYIALVDIIIIGVLVHLRAQLIILNRSLTTVIQRTHNAIKKHRDQLKDIEISSAIFKKTLNNKLSECIDHHQLIIDLTDEMEAEFNILILFQFFGSLLLVCLCMFQMSINPLNSPAYPSVPLYLTWVLYQLFIYCYFGQEISTESELIAEAAYNCEWIGTEHKVQTSLMLLINRSQRPLYLTAGKFSKLSLETYASIIRGGGSYYAVLSRVNE, from the exons ATGGTTGTAACAACTCGATGTGCATCTGCTGCATATTCAAGTACTAGAAGTACTCCAGTTCTTATCGAATCAACAAATATAAAtgcaacaataaataatataatatatgagaagtacaaaattttaccatataAGAGCTGGGCGCCATGCAACAAAACAATATCGCCATGCTTTGAATATACATTTGTAATACAAGCTAttggattatatttatatggCTATTATATTGCATTAGTTGATATCATCATTATTGGAGTTTTGGTTCATTTGAGAGcacaattaatcattttaaatcgCTCCTTAACTACTGTCATACAACGAACTCATAACgcaatt AAAAAGCACCGCGATCAATTAAAGGACATAGAAATATCATCAGCCATTTTTAAAAAGACTTTGAACAATAAATTGTCAGAATGTATTGACCATCATCAATTAATTATCGATTTAACTGATGAAATGGAAgctgaatttaatattttgatattatttcaattttttggaagtTTATTACTTGTTTGCTTGTGTATGTTTCAAATGTCAATT aaTCCACTTAATAGTCCTGCATATCCAAGTGTCCCTCTGTATCTAACATGGGTGTTATATCAGTTATtcatatattgttattttggcCAAGAAATTTCGACAGAAAGTGAATTAATTGCTGAAGCTGCCTATAATTGTGAATGGATCGGAACTGAACATAAAGTACAAACAAGTTTAATGTTACTAATAAATCGTTCACAACGTCCACTCTATTTAACAgctggaaaattttcaaagttatcTCTAGAAACTTATGCTAGT ATTATACGTGGAGGTGGATCTTATTATGCTGTGTTAAGCAGAGTTAATGAATAA
- the LOC123300898 gene encoding guanine nucleotide-binding protein subunit beta-like protein: MTETLQLRGTLRGHNGWVTQIATNPKYPDMILSSSRDKTLIVWKLTRDELNYGVPQKRLYGHSHFISDVVLSSDGNYALSGSWDKTLRLWDLAAGRTTRRFEDHTKDVLSVAFSVDNRQIVSGSRDKTIKLWNTLAECKYTIQEDGHSDWVSCVRFSPNHSNPIIVSAGWDRIVKVWNLANCRLKINHSGHTGYLNTVTVSPDGSLCASGGKDCKAMLWDLNDGKHLHTLDHNDIITALCFSPNRYWLCAAFGPSIKIWDLESKEMVEELRPEIVATTAKAEPPQCLSLAWSTDGQTLFAGYSDNTIRVWQVSVSAR; the protein is encoded by the exons atgactgaAACACTTCAGTTACGTGGTACTCTTCGTGGTCACAATGGATGGGTCACACAAATTGCTACAAATCCAAAATATCCTGATATGATTTTATCATCATCACGag aTAAGACATTAATTGTATGGAAATTGACTCGTGATGAATTGAATTATGGTGTACCACAAAAACGTCTTTATGGCCATTCTCATTTCATTTCTGATGTAGTATTGTCAAGTGATGGAAACTATGCACTATCTGGATCATGGGATAAGACCTTACGTTTATGGGATTTAGCTGCTGGACGTACAACTCGTCGATTTGAAGACCATACTAAG gatGTACTTAGTGTTGCTTTTTCGGTTGATAACCGTCAAATTGTGTCTGGTTCTCGGGACAAGACAATCAAATTATGGAATACATTAGCTGAATGTAAATATACAATTCAAGAAGATGGTCATAGTGATTGGGTGTCATGTGTACGATTTTCTCCAAATCATAGCAATCCAATTATTGTATCTGCTGGTTGGGATCGTATTGTCAAG GTATGGAATTTAGCTAACTGCAGATTGAAGATAAATCACTCAGGTCATACTGGATATTTGAATACAGTGACTGTTTCTCCTGATGGTTCACTTTGCGCTAGCGGTGGTAAAGATTGCAAAGCTATGCTTTGGGACTTAAATGATGGCAAACATTTACATACCTTGGATCATAATGATATCATCACAGCATTATGTTTCTCACCGAACAGATACTGGCTTTGTGCAGCATTCGGACCATCTATTAAAATTTgg gaTTTGGAAAGCAAAGAAATGGTTGAAGAATTACGACCAGAAATTGTTGCTACAACAGCCAAAGCAGAACCACCACAATGTCTTTCACTTGCATGGTCTACAGATGGACAAACTTTGTTTGCCGGATATTCTGATAATACAATTCGTGTATGGCAAGTTTCTGTATCAGCTCGCTAa